In Blautia sp. SC05B48, a single genomic region encodes these proteins:
- a CDS encoding Asp23/Gls24 family envelope stress response protein, which produces MNGRIDSGLGQIVIDTDVIATYAGSVAVECFGIIGMAAISMKDGLVKLLRIDSLKHGISVKITDDNKIRLNFHVIVAYGVNISTIADNLVNNVKYKVEAFTGMEIEKINIMVEGVRAID; this is translated from the coding sequence ATGAATGGACGTATAGATTCCGGATTGGGTCAGATTGTAATTGATACGGATGTCATTGCGACTTATGCCGGCAGTGTGGCGGTAGAGTGTTTTGGCATCATTGGAATGGCAGCTATCAGTATGAAGGATGGCCTGGTCAAGCTTTTGCGTATTGACAGCCTGAAGCATGGTATCAGTGTTAAGATCACGGATGATAATAAGATCCGGCTGAATTTTCATGTCATCGTAGCATATGGCGTGAATATCAGTACTATTGCGGACAATCTTGTCAACAATGTAAAATATAAAGTCGAAGCCTTTACAGGAATGGAGATTGAGAAAATCAACATTATGGTTGAGGGCGTACGTGCAATAGATTAG
- a CDS encoding DAK2 domain-containing protein, whose amino-acid sequence MNNKTIDAKILSRMFLSGAKNLEAKKEWINELNVFPVPDGDTGTNMTLTIMSAASEVGALTDPDMESLAKAISSGSLRGARGNSGVILSQLLRGFTRGVRKLTDLDAPAIAAAMERGVETAYKAVMKPKEGTILTVARAAADRAAELADAAEDLDAFFDGIFQHAEETLARTPEMLPVLKEAGVVDSGGQGLLEVFRGAIDGYHGKEVDYSQFETVAPKITKISPQAEADIKFGYCTEFIILLEKPLPQDEIDRFREFLDSIGDSIVLVADDEIVKVHVHTNHPGQAFERALTYGQLSRMKIDNMREEHQEKLIKDAEKLAKEQAENKEPPKDHGFISVSVGEGLSQIFRELGVDYLIEGGQTMNPSTEDMLNAIEKVNAKTIYIFPNNKNIILAANQARDLTEDKEIIVVPTKTIPQGISAMISFVPEKGGEENLASMTDAISRVKTGQITYAVRDTRIDDKEIHEGDIMGIGDAGILAVGRDRLQVAEEMVAEMVDEESEIISVYYGEDVSEEDAEALSDSLTEKYPECEVELNQGGQPIYYYLISVE is encoded by the coding sequence GTGAATAACAAAACCATAGATGCTAAAATACTTTCCAGAATGTTTCTGTCCGGAGCAAAAAATCTGGAAGCGAAGAAAGAATGGATCAATGAACTGAATGTGTTTCCTGTACCTGACGGAGATACAGGAACCAATATGACGCTTACCATCATGTCTGCTGCTTCCGAAGTAGGTGCTCTTACAGATCCGGATATGGAATCCCTTGCAAAGGCAATTTCTTCCGGTTCCCTTCGTGGAGCCAGAGGTAATTCCGGTGTTATCCTGTCACAGCTTCTGCGTGGATTTACCAGAGGTGTGCGTAAACTTACGGATCTGGATGCACCTGCCATTGCCGCAGCTATGGAGCGAGGCGTTGAGACTGCATACAAGGCAGTTATGAAACCAAAAGAGGGAACCATTCTTACTGTAGCCAGAGCTGCAGCAGACAGAGCAGCAGAGCTTGCTGATGCGGCAGAAGATCTGGATGCTTTTTTCGACGGGATCTTTCAGCATGCAGAGGAAACTCTTGCCAGAACACCGGAGATGCTTCCGGTCCTGAAAGAAGCAGGTGTTGTGGATTCTGGTGGACAGGGACTTCTGGAAGTTTTCCGTGGTGCCATCGACGGATATCATGGAAAAGAAGTGGATTATTCCCAGTTTGAAACAGTAGCTCCTAAGATCACAAAAATTTCTCCTCAGGCAGAGGCAGACATTAAATTTGGATATTGTACAGAATTTATTATTCTTCTTGAAAAACCGCTTCCACAGGATGAGATCGACCGTTTCCGTGAATTTCTGGATTCCATCGGTGATTCCATTGTTTTGGTGGCTGATGATGAGATTGTCAAGGTACACGTGCACACCAATCATCCGGGACAGGCTTTTGAACGCGCACTCACGTATGGTCAGCTTTCCCGCATGAAGATTGACAATATGAGAGAAGAACATCAGGAAAAACTGATCAAAGATGCGGAAAAACTTGCAAAAGAACAGGCAGAAAACAAGGAACCTCCTAAGGATCATGGCTTTATTTCCGTATCCGTAGGCGAGGGACTTTCTCAGATTTTCCGTGAACTTGGCGTAGATTATCTGATCGAAGGCGGCCAGACTATGAATCCAAGTACCGAAGATATGCTCAATGCTATTGAGAAAGTAAATGCAAAAACAATTTATATTTTCCCGAATAACAAGAATATTATCCTTGCAGCAAATCAGGCGAGGGATCTGACTGAGGATAAGGAGATCATTGTAGTACCAACCAAGACAATCCCACAGGGAATTTCTGCAATGATCAGCTTTGTTCCGGAAAAAGGTGGCGAGGAGAATCTTGCTTCCATGACAGATGCTATATCCAGAGTAAAAACCGGACAGATTACTTATGCAGTTCGTGACACACGCATTGATGACAAGGAAATCCATGAGGGAGATATCATGGGAATCGGTGATGCAGGTATCCTTGCAGTAGGCAGGGATCGACTTCAGGTAGCAGAGGAGATGGTAGCAGAGATGGTTGACGAGGAATCTGAGATCATCAGTGTTTACTATGGTGAGGATGTATCGGAAGAAGATGCAGAGGCACTTTCTGATTCTCTTACTGAGAAATATCCGGAGTGCGAGGTTGAGCTGAACCAGGGCGGACAACCGATCTACTACTATCTGATTTCTGTAGAATAA
- the recG gene encoding ATP-dependent DNA helicase RecG — protein sequence MNEKTPLRELKGVGEKTEKLFQKIGITTAEELLRYYPRTYDIYEEPVEIASAEENKTVSIRATIATGIYINQIRNLQVLTTTVADASGRLPVAWFNAPYLRGTLKKGSVFILRGKIIRKKGRPQMEHPEIFTPAAYEEIIHSMQPVYGLTKGLSNKMITKLVHQILDTRPLHGEYLPEEIRERYQLADANYAIRTIHFPKNMQELLTARKRLVFDEFLLFVLAIQLLKEKTEEAPNTFPMKPVWTTEEIIEGLPYDLTGAQKNVWHEIERDLSGHKLMSRLVQGDVGSGKTVIAFLAMVLSAENGFQSALMVPTEVLANQHYEGFLRLMEEQNIASCHPVLLTGSTTARQKREIYQKIADGEVNVIIGTHALIQEKVEYKNLGLVITDEQHRFGVRQREALTTRGNPPHVLVMSATPIPRTLAIILYGDLDISIIDELPAKRLPIKNCVVGTSYRPKAYSFIEKQVQMGRQAYVICPMVEESEGLEAENVTDYARKLQEVLPREISIEILHGKMKPKEKNRIMEAFASGEIQVLVSTTVVEVGVNVPNATVMMVENAERFGLAQLHQLRGRVGRGEHQSYCIFIQGNNEENTSKRLKILNESNDGFYIAGEDLKLRGPGDLFGIRQSGLMEFKIGDIYNDAGILKNASEAAGEILALDFDLILPQHKALKEHLKGYMSEELENLGI from the coding sequence ATGAATGAAAAGACACCTTTGCGTGAATTAAAAGGCGTGGGTGAGAAAACAGAGAAGCTTTTCCAGAAGATCGGGATCACGACTGCGGAAGAGCTTCTCCGTTATTATCCGCGGACTTACGATATATATGAGGAGCCTGTGGAGATTGCATCAGCAGAGGAGAACAAAACAGTCTCTATCCGTGCCACTATAGCAACAGGTATTTATATTAACCAGATACGCAATCTCCAGGTTCTGACAACAACTGTGGCAGATGCAAGCGGCCGATTACCGGTTGCCTGGTTCAATGCGCCTTATTTGAGGGGAACACTCAAAAAGGGCAGTGTGTTTATCCTCAGAGGAAAGATCATCAGAAAAAAAGGCCGTCCGCAGATGGAACATCCGGAGATTTTTACCCCGGCAGCTTATGAGGAGATCATTCACAGTATGCAGCCTGTATATGGTCTGACGAAAGGACTTTCCAACAAGATGATCACGAAGTTGGTCCATCAGATTTTGGATACAAGGCCTCTCCATGGGGAATATCTGCCGGAGGAGATACGGGAACGCTATCAGCTCGCAGATGCCAATTATGCAATCCGGACTATCCATTTTCCGAAAAATATGCAGGAGCTTCTCACAGCCAGGAAACGTCTGGTATTCGATGAATTTCTGCTTTTTGTGCTGGCAATACAGCTCTTGAAGGAGAAAACAGAAGAGGCTCCAAACACGTTTCCTATGAAACCAGTATGGACAACCGAGGAGATCATAGAAGGGCTTCCCTATGACCTGACCGGAGCCCAGAAGAATGTCTGGCATGAGATCGAACGGGATCTGAGCGGTCATAAGCTGATGTCCAGGCTTGTACAGGGGGATGTTGGTAGCGGCAAGACCGTGATCGCATTTTTAGCTATGGTACTTTCAGCAGAGAATGGATTTCAGAGTGCATTGATGGTACCGACAGAGGTTCTGGCAAATCAGCATTACGAAGGCTTTCTGAGGCTGATGGAAGAACAGAATATCGCTTCCTGCCATCCGGTGCTTCTGACAGGATCTACCACAGCCAGACAGAAGCGTGAGATCTATCAGAAGATCGCAGACGGTGAAGTGAATGTGATCATCGGAACTCATGCCCTGATCCAGGAAAAGGTGGAATATAAGAATCTGGGGCTTGTGATCACAGATGAGCAGCACAGATTCGGCGTTCGCCAGAGGGAAGCGCTGACGACCAGAGGAAATCCGCCTCATGTACTTGTTATGAGCGCAACCCCCATTCCCCGGACACTGGCGATCATTTTATACGGAGATCTGGATATTTCGATCATTGACGAGCTTCCTGCAAAAAGACTTCCGATCAAAAATTGTGTAGTAGGAACTTCCTACCGTCCCAAGGCATATTCTTTTATTGAAAAGCAAGTTCAGATGGGAAGGCAGGCTTATGTGATCTGCCCTATGGTGGAAGAGAGCGAAGGCCTGGAGGCAGAGAATGTTACAGATTATGCAAGAAAGCTTCAGGAGGTCCTGCCGAGAGAGATCAGCATAGAGATTCTTCACGGAAAGATGAAGCCAAAAGAGAAAAACAGGATCATGGAGGCTTTTGCTTCCGGCGAGATCCAGGTGCTGGTATCTACCACAGTTGTGGAGGTCGGAGTGAATGTGCCAAATGCTACCGTTATGATGGTAGAAAACGCAGAACGTTTCGGGCTTGCCCAGCTTCATCAGCTTCGGGGCCGTGTAGGGCGTGGAGAGCATCAGTCATACTGTATTTTTATCCAGGGAAATAATGAAGAAAATACTTCTAAACGCCTGAAGATCCTCAATGAATCCAATGATGGATTTTATATAGCCGGAGAAGATCTGAAGCTTCGGGGTCCAGGAGATCTTTTCGGTATCCGCCAGAGCGGATTGATGGAATTTAAGATCGGTGATATCTACAATGATGCCGGAATTTTGAAGAATGCAAGTGAAGCAGCTGGTGAGATCCTGGCACTGGATTTTGATCTTATCCTGCCTCAGCATAAGGCTTTAAAGGAGCATCTCAAGGGGTATATGAGTGAAGAACTGGAAAATCTGGGGATCTAA
- a CDS encoding DUF6465 family protein, protein MARTKKAATKTTVKTASVSETPAKSVVTASEEKAIKAETPKTDDAKASVETKATEKTAEVKPAAEKPVEEKAAEVKSDEEKTTAVKSEEPAKKTTARKTTTRKTTAAKKTTTRTAAKTTATKTTRKTAAKKAEPVTEVYVQYWGKEIHTSEVADRIKKIWTEDMGKKASELKDLKIYIKPEDNGAHYVINGDVTGFIGL, encoded by the coding sequence ATGGCTAGGACAAAGAAAGCTGCAACCAAGACAACTGTAAAAACGGCTTCAGTAAGCGAGACTCCTGCAAAATCTGTAGTAACCGCATCCGAAGAGAAAGCCATTAAGGCTGAGACACCGAAGACAGACGATGCAAAAGCATCTGTAGAGACAAAAGCAACTGAGAAGACAGCAGAGGTAAAACCTGCTGCTGAGAAACCAGTAGAAGAAAAAGCAGCAGAAGTAAAATCTGATGAAGAGAAAACAACAGCTGTAAAATCAGAAGAACCGGCTAAGAAAACAACTGCCAGGAAGACAACAACACGAAAAACTACTGCAGCTAAGAAAACAACAACCAGGACGGCTGCTAAGACAACAGCGACTAAAACAACAAGAAAAACAGCAGCTAAGAAAGCTGAGCCAGTAACAGAAGTATATGTTCAGTACTGGGGCAAGGAGATACATACTTCAGAGGTTGCTGACAGGATCAAAAAGATCTGGACAGAGGACATGGGCAAAAAAGCCTCTGAACTGAAAGATCTCAAAATCTACATTAAACCGGAAGATAATGGTGCACATTATGTGATCAACGGAGATGTTACAGGATTTATCGGACTGTAA
- a CDS encoding alpha/beta-type small acid-soluble spore protein, with protein MPSNTSSNKAVVPEAKGALDRFKYEVANELGVPLTDGYNGNLTSKQNGSVGGYMVKKMIEAQERQMSGNSQGGQQY; from the coding sequence ATGCCAAGTAACACTTCTTCTAACAAAGCAGTTGTACCGGAAGCAAAGGGCGCACTTGACCGTTTCAAATATGAGGTAGCAAACGAGCTGGGTGTTCCGCTTACAGACGGATACAACGGAAACCTGACTTCCAAACAGAACGGATCCGTAGGCGGATATATGGTCAAAAAAATGATCGAGGCGCAGGAGCGGCAGATGTCCGGCAACTCCCAGGGCGGACAGCAGTACTAA
- a CDS encoding methylglyoxal synthase, which translates to MNLGIIAHNSKKVLIEDFCIAYKNILAKHEVYATGTTGRRIEEATSLHVHKFLAGSIGGDKQFMEMVERQDLDMVILFYNPVMMDPAEPDIMSIVKRCDQYNIPVATNIATAELLILGLARGDLDWRLNLK; encoded by the coding sequence ATGAATTTAGGAATTATTGCGCATAACAGTAAGAAAGTTCTGATTGAAGACTTCTGTATTGCATACAAGAATATCCTTGCCAAACATGAAGTATATGCAACCGGAACAACAGGAAGAAGAATTGAGGAAGCAACCAGTCTTCACGTTCACAAGTTTCTTGCCGGAAGTATAGGCGGAGACAAACAGTTTATGGAGATGGTAGAACGTCAGGATCTGGATATGGTGATCCTGTTTTATAACCCTGTCATGATGGACCCGGCAGAGCCGGATATCATGAGCATTGTCAAACGCTGCGACCAGTACAATATTCCGGTTGCTACAAATATTGCCACTGCGGAACTTCTGATCCTTGGACTGGCCCGCGGTGATCTGGATTGGAGATTAAATCTGAAATGA
- the rsmD gene encoding 16S rRNA (guanine(966)-N(2))-methyltransferase RsmD, whose translation MRVIAGKARRLNLKTIPGNETRPTTDRIKETLFNILQPEIPGCRFLDLFSGSGAIGIEALSRGAEYAVFVEKNPKACTCIRENLSFTKLTDGGKLLNMDVLQALRSLEGGEPFDCIFMDAPYEQHLEQPVLEYLADSTLADENTLIVVEEDLHTDFSYVEDLGYRLVRSKEYKTNKHVFLKK comes from the coding sequence ATGAGAGTCATAGCAGGAAAAGCACGTAGATTGAACTTAAAAACCATTCCCGGAAATGAGACACGACCAACAACAGACCGTATTAAGGAAACTCTTTTTAACATTCTCCAGCCTGAAATACCTGGTTGTCGTTTTCTGGATCTGTTTTCCGGAAGCGGAGCGATCGGTATTGAAGCTCTGAGCCGTGGAGCCGAGTATGCTGTATTTGTTGAAAAAAATCCCAAAGCATGTACTTGTATCCGCGAAAATCTTTCATTTACAAAACTCACGGATGGTGGTAAACTGCTGAACATGGATGTGCTTCAGGCACTGCGTTCACTGGAAGGCGGAGAACCATTTGACTGTATTTTTATGGATGCACCATACGAACAGCATCTGGAACAACCAGTCCTTGAGTATCTGGCTGACAGCACTCTTGCAGATGAAAACACGCTGATCGTTGTGGAGGAAGATCTGCATACGGATTTTTCTTATGTAGAGGACCTTGGATATCGTCTGGTACGTTCCAAGGAATATAAAACCAACAAGCATGTTTTCCTAAAAAAATGA
- the coaD gene encoding pantetheine-phosphate adenylyltransferase, with amino-acid sequence MITAVYPGSFDPATYGHLDIIKRASISFDRVIVGVLHNSAKSPLFSVEERVKILTKATKDIPNVEVKAFEGLSVNFARENHAQVIVRGLRAVTDFEYELQMAQTNRVLAPDVDTVFLTTSLEYAYLSSTIMKEVANFGGNLSKFAPREITDAVEEKLKKRETEK; translated from the coding sequence ATGATAACAGCAGTATACCCGGGAAGCTTTGACCCGGCAACCTATGGCCATCTTGACATCATTAAGCGGGCAAGCATTTCATTTGACCGGGTTATAGTGGGAGTTTTGCATAATTCTGCAAAAAGTCCGTTGTTTTCTGTAGAAGAACGTGTTAAGATACTAACAAAGGCGACAAAAGATATCCCGAATGTGGAGGTGAAAGCATTCGAGGGCCTGTCAGTGAACTTTGCCAGGGAAAACCATGCCCAGGTGATCGTTCGAGGGCTTCGTGCTGTCACGGATTTTGAATATGAACTGCAGATGGCCCAGACTAATCGTGTTCTGGCACCGGATGTGGACACCGTTTTTCTTACAACCAGTCTGGAATATGCATACTTAAGCTCCACGATTATGAAAGAAGTTGCTAATTTCGGAGGAAATCTGAGCAAATTCGCTCCACGTGAGATTACGGATGCAGTCGAAGAGAAATTGAAAAAAAGAGAAACAGAGAAATAA
- a CDS encoding ATPase, which yields MSSRIEQIIQEIEEYVDSCKFQPLSTTKIVVNKEEIEEYLRELRLKTPDEIKRYQKIISNKDAILEDAQAKADSLIADAQAKAQELVTQHEIMQKAYAQANETINAANKQAQEILDSATQDANSIRLSAITYTDDMMANIGSVLNQTLEDAGGKYKAFIDALQSCLEVVNHNRQELAPQTAQAAAISNTFQDDDSSSVTKEDEDLLDDIGEN from the coding sequence ATGAGCAGCAGAATTGAACAGATTATTCAGGAGATTGAAGAGTATGTGGACAGCTGTAAATTCCAGCCTCTTTCCACTACCAAGATCGTAGTGAACAAAGAAGAGATTGAGGAGTATTTACGTGAACTTCGTCTGAAAACTCCGGATGAGATCAAACGTTATCAGAAGATCATCAGCAATAAGGATGCGATCCTTGAGGATGCTCAGGCTAAAGCTGACAGTCTGATCGCAGATGCTCAGGCCAAAGCTCAGGAACTGGTTACACAGCATGAGATCATGCAGAAAGCATATGCACAGGCAAATGAGACCATAAATGCTGCAAATAAGCAGGCTCAGGAGATTCTTGATTCTGCAACACAGGATGCAAACAGCATTCGTCTCAGTGCGATCACATACACGGATGATATGATGGCTAATATCGGTTCTGTCCTGAACCAGACACTTGAAGATGCCGGTGGTAAATATAAAGCATTTATTGATGCTCTGCAGAGCTGCCTTGAGGTTGTTAATCATAATCGTCAGGAGCTTGCACCACAGACTGCTCAGGCAGCGGCAATCTCCAATACCTTCCAGGATGATGACAGTTCTTCTGTAACAAAAGAAGACGAAGATCTGTTAGACGATATCGGAGAAAACTAG
- a CDS encoding aminoacyl-histidine dipeptidase, translated as MPVLENCEPKRVFHYFEEICKIPHGSRNTKQISDFLVEFAKDHGFRYVQDELNNVVIYKPGTPGYENSPTVIIQGHMDMVCEKRPDVDHDFTKDGLNISVKDGYITANGTTLGGDDGIAVAYGLALLDSTDIPHPPLEVLLTVDEEIGLLGAVGLDCSVLKGRRFINLDSEAEGSLWISCAGGLSGISHIPVQRVEGEGEKVQVKVCGLMGGHSGAEIDKNRANANKLMGRFLYGLKKKSEYALISLTGGQKDNAITRECTAEFLTDSVAEVKAYAKELQEQVREEYTGSDENITFEITEKDTATAEVLHPTSQEKIVFYLQNVPFGIQKMSGTIKGLVETSSNIGILRLDEDELFASSSVRSSVDAACSALSDKIEYLTEFLGGDYEVQGAYPAWEYRKDSPLRDKMVAVFEEMYGHKPEVVAIHAGLECGLFYKKMEGLDCVSLGPDMKDIHTSEEVLSIASTERVWNYLVQVLKNLKD; from the coding sequence ATGCCAGTATTAGAAAATTGTGAACCAAAGAGAGTTTTTCATTATTTTGAAGAAATCTGCAAGATTCCTCATGGTTCCAGAAATACAAAACAGATCAGTGATTTCCTTGTGGAATTTGCGAAGGATCATGGATTCAGATACGTACAGGACGAGCTGAATAATGTAGTGATCTACAAGCCAGGCACACCAGGATATGAGAATTCTCCCACAGTGATCATCCAGGGCCACATGGATATGGTATGTGAAAAACGACCAGACGTAGATCATGATTTTACAAAAGATGGTTTGAACATCTCTGTAAAAGATGGTTATATCACAGCCAACGGAACAACTCTTGGCGGTGATGATGGTATTGCAGTTGCTTATGGTCTTGCCCTTCTTGACAGTACAGATATTCCACACCCTCCTCTTGAAGTGCTGCTCACGGTTGATGAGGAGATTGGTCTTCTTGGTGCAGTCGGTCTGGACTGCAGCGTGCTGAAGGGAAGAAGATTTATCAATCTGGATTCTGAAGCGGAGGGAAGTCTCTGGATCAGCTGTGCCGGCGGTCTTTCCGGTATCAGCCATATCCCTGTCCAGCGTGTAGAAGGAGAAGGAGAAAAGGTACAGGTCAAAGTCTGTGGACTTATGGGCGGACATTCCGGTGCCGAGATTGACAAGAACAGAGCTAATGCCAATAAACTTATGGGACGGTTTCTTTACGGGCTTAAGAAAAAATCGGAATATGCCCTTATTTCTCTTACAGGCGGACAGAAAGACAATGCCATTACAAGAGAGTGCACCGCAGAATTTCTTACCGATTCCGTTGCTGAGGTAAAAGCTTACGCAAAAGAGCTCCAGGAGCAGGTCCGTGAGGAATATACAGGCTCTGACGAAAACATTACTTTTGAAATAACAGAAAAGGATACTGCAACAGCAGAGGTTCTTCATCCTACAAGTCAGGAAAAAATCGTATTTTATCTGCAGAATGTACCATTCGGAATCCAAAAAATGAGCGGAACCATCAAAGGTCTGGTGGAAACCTCCAGCAATATCGGCATCCTCCGTTTGGATGAGGACGAGCTTTTTGCAAGTTCCAGTGTAAGAAGCTCTGTAGACGCTGCATGCAGTGCATTATCTGATAAGATTGAATATCTTACAGAATTTCTTGGTGGCGACTATGAAGTACAGGGTGCATATCCGGCATGGGAGTACAGAAAAGACTCTCCGTTACGAGATAAAATGGTTGCAGTTTTTGAGGAAATGTATGGCCATAAGCCTGAAGTCGTTGCGATCCACGCAGGCCTTGAATGTGGGCTTTTCTATAAAAAAATGGAAGGACTGGACTGTGTATCCCTTGGACCGGATATGAAGGATATCCATACATCCGAGGAGGTTCTCAGCATTGCTTCCACAGAAAGAGTATGGAACTATCTTGTACAGGTTCTCAAAAATCTGAAAGACTGA
- a CDS encoding GTP pyrophosphokinase, which produces MEIQLWRSILCPYELAVKELTVKFKHMIEEYHENDRYSPIEQVSGRVKSVSSILEKMQRKDIPIEQLETEMEDLAGVRIICQFEEDIDTVAAIIRKRTDMEVKSEKNYLTHIKQSGYRSYHMILYYTVETINGPKRLQVEIQIRTMAMNFWATIEHSLQYKYKGDMPPHVAERLSKASDAIISLDHEMSSVRNEIMDAQNSSQMQSNLVKDILNNIENLYRVSSEREVSKIQDEFLRVFKTKDLRQLERFHRQLDIIAEGYRAQAVHHSI; this is translated from the coding sequence ATGGAAATACAGTTATGGCGAAGTATTTTGTGCCCTTACGAGCTGGCTGTCAAAGAACTGACAGTCAAGTTTAAACATATGATAGAAGAGTATCACGAAAATGATCGTTATTCTCCCATTGAACAAGTCAGTGGAAGAGTAAAAAGCGTTTCCAGTATCCTGGAGAAAATGCAGCGTAAAGATATCCCGATCGAACAGCTGGAAACAGAAATGGAAGATCTGGCAGGAGTACGGATCATTTGTCAGTTTGAAGAAGATATCGATACCGTTGCTGCGATCATCCGAAAAAGAACAGATATGGAAGTCAAAAGTGAAAAGAACTATCTGACACATATCAAGCAGAGCGGTTACCGGAGCTATCACATGATCCTTTATTATACAGTGGAGACTATTAACGGGCCGAAACGGCTTCAGGTAGAAATACAGATCCGTACCATGGCAATGAATTTCTGGGCAACGATCGAACATTCCCTTCAGTATAAATACAAAGGTGATATGCCTCCTCATGTAGCAGAACGTCTTAGTAAAGCATCCGATGCGATCATTTCGCTGGATCATGAAATGTCTTCTGTGCGCAACGAAATCATGGATGCTCAGAATTCATCGCAGATGCAGTCCAATCTTGTAAAGGATATTCTGAATAATATTGAAAATCTCTACCGTGTTTCCAGTGAACGGGAAGTCAGCAAAATACAGGATGAGTTCCTGCGGGTATTCAAAACCAAGGATCTGCGTCAGCTGGAACGCTTCCACAGGCAGCTGGATATCATTGCAGAGGGTTATCGTGCCCAGGCAGTCCATCACAGCATATGA